One window from the genome of Strix uralensis isolate ZFMK-TIS-50842 chromosome 22, bStrUra1, whole genome shotgun sequence encodes:
- the HAP1 gene encoding huntingtin-associated protein 1 isoform X2, whose product MEIWSSPAAYEEPSGKAERGGGTDPIARELEEVLCAERVVRITKTYHDIDAVTNLLDEKERDLELAARIGQSLLKQNRSLTERNELLEEQLELAKEEIAQLRHEVSMRDDLLHFYTTTTEESEPTSATSTPLRRHESSLSLQQYFQYDTLQQKLKCLEEENQKLRMEAASIATKTSQYEDQEQQLMIDCVEQFSEASQQVVYLSDELARKAEDTARQQEEISQLLAQVVDLQHKCRTYGSEVEELQQHLALAKEVQQQLRMELRDLQEKYAECGGMLQEAQEEVKNLRGRSLPNSTVSRYGATSLLPVDSLAAEIKGMMRKGTDSSSSDYRSYLRVFETVKAVNQAAKAKSCSESPHNMPGSKQLSAAPSGGASTPRTVCSGSEGTRAPGQQDLEAAVQRLSARQQSHASEERSFFEAEREHKLWRLRDGEGSSGFLTPDESIVSTGTNYSGGSELTAGSGFSLGSLTYLPDKLQIVKPLEGSVTLHHWQQLARPNLGGILVPRPGVLTKDFRQLDTDLEEVYSLNDLEEDDVDASSFQLLPTSVPAKAKERPGVCITPSCLLVGPLRG is encoded by the exons ATGGAGATCTGGAGCAGCCCCGCCGCCTACGAGGAGCCGAGCGGGaaggcggagcggggcggcggcacCGACCCCATCGCCCGGGAGCTGgaggaag TCCTGTGCGCTGAGCGCGTGGTCAGGATCACAAAGACCTACCACGACATCGATGCCGTCACCAACCTGCTGGATGAG AAGGAGCGGGACCTGGAGCTGGCGGCGCGCATCGGGCAGTCCCTGCTGAAACAGAACCGGAGCCTGACCGAGCGCAACGAGCtcctggaggagcagctggagtTGGCCAAAGAGGAG ATTGCGCAGCTGCGCCACGAGGTCTCCATGCGGGACGATCTGCTCCACTTCTACACCACCACGACGGAGGAGAGCGAGCCCACCTCCGCCACCTCCACCCC gctgCGCCGGCACGAGTCCTCGCTGTCCCTGCAGCAGTACTTCCAGTACGACACGCTGCAGCAGAAACTCAAGTGCCTGGAGGAGGAGAACCAGAAGCTTCGCATGGAG GCCGCCAGCATCGCAACCAAGACCTCTCAGTACGAGGaccaggagcagcagctgatgATCGACTGTGTGGAGCAGTTCT CCGAAGCCAGCCAGCAGGTCGTTTACCTCTCGGACGAGCTGGCCCGCAAGGCCGAGGACACGGCGCGGCAGCAGGAGGAGATCAGCCAGCTCCTGGCGCAGGTCGTCGACCTGCAGCACAAGTGCCGCACG TACGGCTCGGAGGTGGAGGAGCTCCAGCAGCACCTGGCCCTGGCCAaggaggtgcagcagcagctccggATGGAG CTGCGGGACCTGCAGGAGAAGTACGCCGAGTGCggggggatgctgcaggaggCCCAGGAGGAGGTCAAGAACCTGCGCGGCCGCAGCCTCCCCAACAGCACCGTCAGCCGCTACGGCGCGACCAGCCTCCTGCCCGTG GACTCGCTGGCGGCTGAGATCAAGGGGATGATGAGGAAGGGGACAGACAGCTCCTCCTCAGACTACAG GAGCTACCTGCGTGTCTTTGAGACGGTGAAAGCGGTGAACCAGGCGGCCAAAGCCAAGTCTTGCTCTGAGTCTCCCCACAACATGCCGGGCTCCAAGCAGTTGTCAGCCGCCCCCTCCGGGGGGGCCAGCACCCCCCGCACCGTCTGCTCCGGCTCCGAGGGCACCCG GGCCCCGGGGCAGCAGGACCTGGAGGCCGCGGTGCAGCGGCTGTCGGCGCGGCAGCAGAGCCATGCCTCGGAGGAGCGCTCCTTCTTCGAGGCGGAGCGGGAGCACAAGCTGTGGCGGCTGAGGGACGGGGAGGGCTCCAGCGGCTTCCTCACCCCCGACGAGAGCATCGTCTCCACTGGGACCAACTACTCGGGGGGCTCCGAGCTCACAGCCGGCTCCGGCTTCTCCCTCGGCTCCCTCACCTACCTGCCCGACAAGCTGCAGATCGTGAAGCCCCTGGAAG gctctgtgacACTCCACCACTGGCAGCAGCTGGCACGGCCCAACCTGGGGGGGATCCTGGTGCCCCGTCCCGGGGTGCTCACCAAAGACTTCAGGCAGCTGGACACCGACCTGGAGGAGGTCTACAGCCTCAACGACCTGGAGGAGGACGACGTGGACGCCAGCTCCTTCCAGCTGCTCCCTACCTCAGTGCCCGCCAAAGCCAAGGAGCGCCCCGGGG